A single region of the Nicotiana sylvestris chromosome 6, ASM39365v2, whole genome shotgun sequence genome encodes:
- the LOC138870251 gene encoding uncharacterized protein encodes MNGEINEDVTHRIGVGWTKWRLASGVLCDKNVPLKLKGKFYKVVVRPTMLYEAECWPVKKSHIQHMKVAEMRMLRWMYGHTRLDRIRNEVIRDKVGVASVEAKMHEARLRWFGHVKRRITDAPVRRCERLALGGERRDRDRPKKSWGEVIRQDTAQLELTEDMTLDRRVWR; translated from the coding sequence ATGAATGGGGAGATAAATGAGGATGTTACTCACCGTATCGGAGTAGGATGGACGAAGTGGAGGCTCGCTTCTGgtgtcttgtgtgataagaatgtgccgctgaaacttaagggtaagttctacaaggtagtggtcagaccgactatgttgtatgaggcagagtgttggccagtcaaaaaGTCACATATCCAGCatatgaaagtagcagaaatgaggatgttgagatggatgtatgGGCATACTAGATTGGAtagaattaggaatgaagttattcgggacaaGGTGGGAGTGGCCTCTGTGGAGGCAAAGATGCATGAGGCAAGGTTGAGATGGTTTgggcatgttaagaggagaaTCACAGATGCCCCAGTCAGGAGATGTGAGAGGTTGGCCTTGGGAGGTGAGAGGAGGGATAGAGATAGACCTAAGAAGTCTTGGGGTgaagtgatcaggcaggacacAGCGCAACTTGAGCTGACCGAGGATATGACCCTAGATAGAAGGGTGTGGAGGTAG
- the LOC104230803 gene encoding protein IQ-domain 26-like, producing the protein MGKAIRWLKGLFGIRKLENNHKETEEKDRISTTCFGHSGRDTTTATVTATATAVSAAAGGLCHNPTTIPPNITPAEAAWLSSFYGQDSDKEQSKHAIAVAAATAAAADAAVAAAQAAVAVVRLTSQSRNTAVFGREKWAATKIQTVFRGFLARKALRALKGLVKLQALVRGYLVRKQATATLHSMQALMRAQASVRAQKSRGGFFINNQNSHPQFQARKSIERFEESRSGHTMQSHSRRLSASFEANNINASEESAKIVEMDTGRPKSKSRRTNTWVSSDSCDDSFKPMPEFADLAITAQSTPRFANSCGSNTPITPAKSVCGESYYFRNNNYYYDNNNNYYYPNYMAKTQSFKAKLRSQSAPKQRLEHVIGPKMKKVSLNEMMESRASLSGVKMQRSCSQAQDKINFKNTIMGKLGNSTEFTRLQESERDYSK; encoded by the exons ATGGGCAAAGCAATAAGGTGGTTGAAGGGGTTGTTTGGGATAAGAAAATTAGAGAATAACCACAAAGAAACTGAAGAAAAGGACAGAATTAGTACTACATGTTTTGGCCATTCAGGTAGAGACACCACCACCGCCACCGTCACCGCCACTGCCACCGCTGTCTCCGCCGCTGCAGGAGGATTGTGTCACAACCCCACCACTATACCACCAAATATTACACCTGCTGAAGCTGCGTGGTTAAGTTCTTTTTATGGTCAAGATTCTGATAAGGAACAAAGCAAACATGCAATTGCAGTGGCAGCAGCCACCGCTGCTGCAGCTGATGCTGCTGTCGCCGCCGCGCAAGCGGCGGTGGCAGTGGTTAGATTAACTAGTCAAAGCAGAAACACTGCCGTGTTTGGCCGTGAAAAGTGGGCTGCTACTAAGATTCAAACCGTCTTCCGTGGATTCTTG GCAAGAAAGGCATTGAGAGCATTAAAAGGATTAGTGAAACTACAAGCATTGGTTAGGGGTTATTTGGTAAGAAAGCAAGCCACTGCTACACTTCATAGTATGCAAGCTTTAATGAGAGCACAAGCTAGTGTTCGTGCCCAAAAATCTCGAGGAGGTTTCTTCATAAATAATCAAAATTCTCATCCCCAATTTCAAGCCAGAAAATCAATT GAACgttttgaggaatcaagaagtgGCCATACAATGCAAAGTCATAGCAGAAGGCTATCTGCATCATTTGAGGCTAATAACATAAATGCAAGTGAAGAAAGTGCAAAAATTGTGGAAATGGACACTGGAAGACCAAAATCAAAATCCAGAAGAACAAACACTTGGGTTTCTTCTGATTCTTGTGATGATTCTTTCAAACCAATGCCAGAATTTGCAGATTTAGCCATAACAGCCCAAAGTACACCAAGGTTTGCAAATTCTTGTGGTTCTAACACGCCAATTACACCAGCCAAAAGTGTGTGTGGGGAAAGCTATTATTTTAggaataataattattattatgacaataataataattattattatccTAATTACATGGCTAAAACACAATCATTTAAGGCTAAATTAAGGTCCCAAAGTGCTCCAAAACAAAGGCTAGAGCATGTAATTGGTCCTAAGATGAAAAAAGTGTCATTAAATGAAATGATGGAATCAAGGGCTTCTTTAAGTGGTGTAAAAATGCAAAGGTCATGTTCACAAGCTCAAGACAAAATCAATTTCAAGAATACTATTATGGGTAAACTTGGAAATTCAACAGAGTTCACAAGATTGCAAGAAAGTGAAAGAGACTATTCAAAATGA